The Calothrix sp. PCC 7507 DNA segment GTATCTTTGAACCGCAATGGAAGCAAACAATATTACTTTGGTTAGGGCGAGAAGAAGAAAATATTAAACAGCAAAAGCAAGAGTTTATTAATACTTTAGTTAATTTTAAAGATGGATGTGGAAAATTTTATAAATATCGTGCCTATTTTTTAGCTGCCGCAGGAATTGCAGAATTTAGGGATTATTTTAAAGCAGATGAAATAGTAGAGCAAATTGTCACATGGGTAATTAATGGTCTAAGTTCAATCAAAGAGGAAGCTAAGTCAGCACTGCAACAAACAGACAGCACAAAAGCGATCGCAGCCTGGAAGCAACTGCTGCAATCAACTACTGTGGATAAGGACACCCGTAGGTGGGCAGTAAAAAGCTTAGGCACAATCGGCACAGGCAATCAAGATGCGATCGCCGCTTTAGTGCAACTGCTGCAATCACCTGATGTGGATAACTCCACCCGTAGGCAGGCAGCAGATATCTTAGGGGAAATCGGCACAGGGAATCAAGATGCAATCGCAGCCTTGGTGCAACTGCTGCAATCAATTAATCTGGATGACAACACCCATTGGTGGGCAGCAGAAAGCTTAGGGAAAATCGACCCAGGCAATGAAATTGCGATCGCCGCCTTGGTGCAACTGCTGCAATCAACTACTGTAGACGACGATACCCGTAAGCTGGCAGCAGAAAGCTTAGGGAAAATCGACCCAGGCAATGAAATTGCGATCGCCGCCTTAGTGCAAGTGCTGCAATCACCTGATGTGGATAACTCCATCCGTAGGGAGGCAGCAGATAGCTTAGGGGAAATCGACCCAGGTAATAAAATTGCGATCACAGCTTTGGTGCAAGTGCTGCAATCAAATAATCTGGATGACAACACCCGTACGCAGGTAGCATCAAGCTTAGAGAAAATCGGTACTGGCAATGAATTTGCGATCACCGCCTTGGTAAAACTTCTCCAATCAACTACTGTAGACGACGATACCCGCAGGCTAGCAGCAGAAGGCAATGAAATGGCAATCGCCGCATTGATGCAAATGCTCCAATCAACTACTGTAGATAACGATACACTCAGTCAGGCAGCAGAAAGCTTAGGGAAAATCGGTATAGGCAATAAAATGGCGATCTCCGCCTTGGTGCAACTGCTACAATCAACTACTGTAGATTACTATACCTGTGGGCTTGTAGCAGAAACCTTAGGAAAAATTGGTATAGGCAATGAAATGGCGATTGCCGCCTTGGTGCAACTGCTACAATCAACTACTGTGGATTACTATACCTGTGGGTTTGTAGCAGAAACCTTAGGGACAATCGACCCTGGCAATGAAATTGCAATCGCCTCGTTGGTGCAACTGCTCCAATCAAATCATCTGGATGACAACACCCGTGGTCAGGCAGCATTTAGGTTAGGGAGAATTGACCCAGGCAATAAAATTGTGATAGCCACCTTGGTGCAACTGCTCCAATCAACAACTGTTGATGACGATACCCGTAGGCAGGCAGCATTTAGCTTAGGGACAATTAACCCAGGCAATGAAATTGCGATTGCCGCCTTGGTGCAACTACTGCAATCGAATCATTTAGATATCTATACTCGTATGCAGGATGCATCTAGGTTAGGATTAATCGACTCTGGCAATGAAATTGCAATCACCGCCTTAGTGCAAGTGCTGCAATCCAATCATTTGGATTATTACCCCACCCGTTTCCTGGCAGCATTTAGCTTAGAGCAAATCAGTACAAGCAATGAAAATGTGATCGCCGCTTTAGTGCAACTGCTCCAATCAAATCATCTAGATTACTCCACCCGTAGGCAGGCAGCATATAGCTTAGATAGAATTATACGAGACAATAACCATCGGTTTCAAGCAGTTAAAGCTTTAAGTAGTTATTGGCGATTGAATTATAAATTCTACGATTTAGCCTGGAAATGCGCTCAGAATATGCCTTACCCCGATTTCTATCAAGCTTGGCATCAGCATAATGTTGCTACTCGTGCGATGCGAAGCTTGGCAAAAATCCTCTTCACAAGAATAATTTAAGTACTGTTGCAGCAGCAACGTTACAAATATTTGTCTGTTGCTAACGACAGATTGTCCATTTGTTACCAACATAGAAGCTGTCGTTAGGAATAAAGTTGTTGTCGTTACCACAGCTTGTCCGTTCGTTACCAACACAACTTGTTTTGTTACGAATGCTTATCCGTTAGTAACGACAACTTATGCGATCGTTACGAACACAACTTGTGTCGTTACGACATCTTATCTATTTGTGGCAAATGCTTATGTTGTCGTAACGACAGCTTAAGTAAAACTTATCAATCAAGTTGTTGTCGTAACGACAGCTTGCCTATTTGTGGCGAACGCTTATGTTGTCGTAACGACAGCTTAAGCAAAACTTATATATACAAGTTCTATACTATTAACAGCACAACTCAGATTCACGACAATGAAAGCAATAGAAGTCAAGGGAACCGTGAACGAATGGGGTCAAATTTCTTTAGACAAGCCGTTGACTATAGCAAAACACAGCCGCGTCCGAGTCATTGTCCTAATCACGGAAGAGAATGAAGAGGATGATGAACTTGTTGAGTCTGCCAGTGAAAGTTTTCGTCAAGGTTGGTACGATGCGATGACCGGAAATACTATACCTGTATCTCAACTGTGGGAAGGTATTGATGCAGAGTGAACCACCTTTGATTCAAGTTGAAGCTACTGCTAAATTTAAACGTAATCTGCGTATTTTAGCTAAAAAGTACCGGAATATTAGTAATGATATTCAACCAATAATAGAACAACTGCAATCAGGAGAATTACCAGGAGACAAGATACCCGGAGTTGGATATACAATTTTTAAGCTACGGGTCAAAAATAGTGATGTTCAAAAGGGTAAAAGTGGTGGGTATCGAGTAATTTATTATTTAAAGACAGATACAAATATTATTTTAGTAACCATCTACTCCAAATCTGAACAAGAAGACATCTCAGCAGAAGAAATTCAACAAATATTAGGTGATTTTAAGCAGCAACATCTAGAATAATAGGCGATCGCAGATGAGCGCTTATTTCTGGATACGGTATTTATCCACGTTAAACTATTGCTAAAGCACTCTAAAGTTTTTAATTGATTATGACTCAATCACGAGTAAAAAATCTCTATGTAACAGACTTTGCATTGTGGATTGAGCAGACTGTCAATAGCTTAAAATCCCAAGATTATAGCAATGTAGACTGGGAAAACTTAATTGAGGAGATAGAAGGATTGGGGAGGAGAGATAGACGGGAGTTAGAAAGCCGTTTGACAACTTTATTTGAACACGCCTTAAAACGAAATTATGTAAATTCACCAGAATGTTATGGCAGTTGGGAAGCAACAATTAGCCGCACA contains these protein-coding regions:
- a CDS encoding HEAT repeat domain-containing protein, with the translated sequence MLTERRKLTTNPLTSTEGVALQVDDVYVPLGLIERKKQSKRQGDVSPEQGSELYKETEITKTFQHDAFLEQVLKQKNTPKSQGKRIAIIGEPGAGKTTLLQQIADWVSREIPQSIVIWVSLANLRGQELKSYLFESWLTQVAEKTGKAEATKQLKDNFVAQFNQNNLWLLLDGLDEMSASSGNPLTEIARQLREARLISQARIVLTCRVNLWDGSINALDDFDIYRTLDFSYPEQVERFIHKWFAAIPETGKQLCTALKEPGKERIQDLVKNPLRLTLLCLNWQSRGGKLPDTQAGLYQQFVDDFYKWKQEEFATTSEQRQQLNVKLGELAKEAIDKEATRFRLRQDFVSHFLGDADDENSLLKLALSRGWLNCVEIDNRKPVYAFFHASFQEYFAAKAIDDWDFFLPRKHKNKPVENKKYRIFEPQWKQTILLWLGREEENIKQQKQEFINTLVNFKDGCGKFYKYRAYFLAAAGIAEFRDYFKADEIVEQIVTWVINGLSSIKEEAKSALQQTDSTKAIAAWKQLLQSTTVDKDTRRWAVKSLGTIGTGNQDAIAALVQLLQSPDVDNSTRRQAADILGEIGTGNQDAIAALVQLLQSINLDDNTHWWAAESLGKIDPGNEIAIAALVQLLQSTTVDDDTRKLAAESLGKIDPGNEIAIAALVQVLQSPDVDNSIRREAADSLGEIDPGNKIAITALVQVLQSNNLDDNTRTQVASSLEKIGTGNEFAITALVKLLQSTTVDDDTRRLAAEGNEMAIAALMQMLQSTTVDNDTLSQAAESLGKIGIGNKMAISALVQLLQSTTVDYYTCGLVAETLGKIGIGNEMAIAALVQLLQSTTVDYYTCGFVAETLGTIDPGNEIAIASLVQLLQSNHLDDNTRGQAAFRLGRIDPGNKIVIATLVQLLQSTTVDDDTRRQAAFSLGTINPGNEIAIAALVQLLQSNHLDIYTRMQDASRLGLIDSGNEIAITALVQVLQSNHLDYYPTRFLAAFSLEQISTSNENVIAALVQLLQSNHLDYSTRRQAAYSLDRIIRDNNHRFQAVKALSSYWRLNYKFYDLAWKCAQNMPYPDFYQAWHQHNVATRAMRSLAKILFTRII
- a CDS encoding type II toxin-antitoxin system RelE/ParE family toxin, producing MQSEPPLIQVEATAKFKRNLRILAKKYRNISNDIQPIIEQLQSGELPGDKIPGVGYTIFKLRVKNSDVQKGKSGGYRVIYYLKTDTNIILVTIYSKSEQEDISAEEIQQILGDFKQQHLE
- a CDS encoding DUF29 domain-containing protein, whose protein sequence is MTQSRVKNLYVTDFALWIEQTVNSLKSQDYSNVDWENLIEEIEGLGRRDRRELESRLTTLFEHALKRNYVNSPECYGSWEATISRTQQELSRILRDSPSLRNYFLTICDECYQNAHKNMSKEYETKFPDDCPFPRDVETLLNQDGVNLNNV